The Equus caballus isolate H_3958 breed thoroughbred chromosome 19, TB-T2T, whole genome shotgun sequence DNA window taaaatttactattttagccattttttaagtgttcatgtcagtggcattaagtacattcacattgttgtgctgccatcaccaccatccttcCATAGAACTCTGTTCAtgttgcaaaactaaaactccatgcccattaaacaataactcccctttccctgcttcccccagcccctgacaaccaccattgtactctctgtctctatgattttgactcctctaggtacctcttgtaaatggaatcacacagtgtttgtcttgtcgtggctggcttatttcacttagcataatgtcctcaagtttcatccatgttgtagcatatgtcagaatttccttcctctttaaggctgaataatattccatcatatgtatacaccacattttgcttatctgtgCATTCCTCAGTGAAcacatgggttgcttccatgttttagctattgtgaataatgctgctataaatgtggatgtataaatatctgtttgagagccagccctgatggtctagtggttaaagttcggtgctctcacccCTTTGccagcccgggttcatttcccagtggcaaaccacaccattcatctgtcagttgccatgctgtgctgtggtggcagctcatatagaagaactaggacttacaactatgatacacaatgatgtactggggctttcgggagggaaaaaaaaaagattggcaacagattttagctcagagcgaatctttcactgaaaagaaaaatctgtttgagtccctcctttcacttttttagggtatatatccagaagtagaattgctggatcatatggtaattctatgcttaattttttgaagaaccaccatactgttttccacagcagctgtaccattttacattcccaccaagagtgcacaagggttccaatttctccacatccttgtttCTCCATAacacttattttgttttgttttgctagtAGACGTCTTAATAGGTATGAGATGATagttcattgtagttttgatttgtaattttcttttttttaagattttattttttatttttccttcttctccccaaagccccccagtacatagttgtatgtattttagttgtgggtccctctagttgtggcatgtgggacactgcctcagcgtggcctgaggagcggtacTAGGTCCGttcccaggatcagaacctggaAACCCTCGCCACTGAAGTAGAGAgcgggaactcaaccacttggccaccgggcagGCCCATGATTTGTAATTTTCTAATGACTAGCTATgagaacatcttttcacgtgcttattggccatttgtatatcttcttttgagatacgtctattcaagtcctttgcctatttttgtttggttttgttgttgcGTTAcgttttgaaacaaaaaaattaacaacaggTTGAGAGAGAAAGATTCTCCCCGAGATCCATTCATTAAAAACCTTATCCATCCAGCTACCTATCTACAGAATTGTAAGACCTGGATTTACCACTCACCACTTTCTCAGGTTGcagaagttatttaaaaatctctacaATTGGACCAACTTTCCGTAGGCCTTACcctcaccccccaacccccacccccgcGAGCGCGCGCGTGTGCGCACGTGCGTGAGGGAGCACAAATCACTAGTCCTATTTAATcaccctttttttctctttctgtccgTGGATTTGTAGGACACTCACTTTCCCCTACAATGCACAttcatttaattaaacatttttactgAGTTGCCTTCTGCCTTTCCTGCTCCAGGCTCAATTTTCCAAAATCCTCAAGAAATGGTTTTTGCCCAGCGTGCAGCACCGGCCAGGTGGCACCAGAGGATCGCGGAATTCCTCTCCAGCGGACAGGGCGTGGTGCCTTGCTGGAAAGCTCCTCGCCTACCAAATGACACCCAAGCTGGCTTGCCTGGCTTCCGCCGCGTCCCCACGGTCCAGCACCTCAGCAGGACTGGTTTACTCCCCGCAGCCACCGCCTGTTTTCCCAAATCGTGCGGCAGCTCTCGCGCCTTGGATCTTTGCGCTCATAgtcccttctgcctggaaagcttGCTGCTTAACTCCACTCCTACTCAACTTTATGGTGTTCTCGCATCCACCCCTATGTCCACTCTGATTAAGACACAGAGTAGGGTTTCAAAAGATGCCGATAGGCTGAATGCATGAATAAGTGAAGACATCATAAAATAGCAATTTTTATCCCCACATCACTTGGCAGGAAGATTGTAGAGCTATGAGGTCAGACAGATAGGGTTCCAATACTGGTtcttccacttactagctgggtgaacTTCACCCTCTGAGAATTgaagaaatgtttgttaaacgGATGAATAAGATGTTCTACCAGAGATGTGTGACGAATTAAACGAGCTAATGCTTGTCTCGTCCCTCGCCACAATCAGCGCTCAATAGAACTACTACTCTGTCTACTACAGCACGGTCGGTATTTATGCAGACTGAGCTCCCGTAGGGAGGATGTCTGACTCGGTTTTGAGCTTCCCTAGGTGCCGGTTCGCATTAGGTGCCTAGAATGAAGACGGAGGACGACAGCTTTTAACatactgagagagagaaagatacatCCCGAATGGATCTGACCCCTTCGCAGAGACCACAAGTCCCACCATCCTGCAAGAATCTCAGCTTGTTCGTGTACAAATGAAGACCTACTATACTTGCAGATCTAGTCTGCGGTCCGTAGTCCCCTGCCCCCGCGCTTTAGTTGGGTAAGACAGCCGCCGCCAGGCCCCACGCGTTGCCCCCGTTAGCTCAGACCTCGGACTGGGCGGCCTTGGGGAAACGCATGCGCAGTCCTCTTTCCttgtctcctccctccccgctttcGTTAGACCTTCGCGTTCCTTGTGCTGGGTTCTTTTTGTCCCCTACTGCGAGCGGTGTCAGTTTCCGTGCGGAAGTGGGGGCCGTGAGGGAAGAAGATGGCGGCCCCTGTGGTGGCGCCGCCTGGTGCGGTGGCCAGTCGGGCTAACAAGCGCAGCGGCAGTGGgccgggaggcggcggcggcggcgggggagCCAGGGGGGCGGAGGAGGAACCGCCGCCGCCCCTACAAGCAATTCTGGTGGCAGATAGCTTCAACCGCCGCTTCTTCCCCATCTCCAAGGACCGGCCTCGGGTGAGCGCCGCGCGCGAGAGCAGCCAGAGGGCCCGGAGGTGGCGCGGCTAGAGCAAGTTATCGTTTCGGCTGCCTAGTGAGGCGTGCTCTGGAAGGACTTATGTCTACCCTCTTTCCCGGGAATCGGGTTTATCTGGTTAGGAGGAAAGCGGAGGGACAGTCGAAAGCCCTGATGATTGCCTGACCAAGTGAGTGGCTGGCAGATTTGGGCACTCGTAGTGCTGCCCGCCTCAGGGTTGGGAGGCATGTAGAAGCAGGGCTTGTGAGAAGCCTTCACGTGGAGATTCCGTGCTCCAAGAGGAGGCTGCGCTGCCTTTATGCAGATGGGAAAGAGATCCGGAGGTGAAAGGAAGACCTCCAAAAGGGAGGTCTTATGCCTTGAAGAAGAACAGGCGGTCTGATCTCTTAGTAACAGCTGTTTTGGATCTCGTACagtatgggtttttttttttttccaggtttaaTGACAGTGCCATCTGTCAAAAGCAGGACAGAACGGGTTTAGTGGCTGGTTGCCAGCAGCCCCTGTATTGTCGAGACACTGGGGAATTGGACTGAGCCGGTCCTAGGTATTGCTGGGTCACTCAGCAGTCAGTCCCCAGTTCAGTCAAAGAAAGGGAACTGCATTCAGGTTCAGGAAAAATAATCTCTAACTCCCTGCTTCCTCTCAAAAACCTAATGGTTGTTCATTTTAGACGAGTGTTGGGGTGGCTAGCCCCTGACTCTCAGAGAGGAATCAAGGAAGGAAAGTTTATAGGGAAAAAGGCATTAATGGTGCCTAAGTTTTTGGAGATGTGGTTAATTTCCAGTATTATCCTTTGCCAAGGGTGGTCTGTTCTGTAGCAGCTCTGTGTCTGATGCTAAGCAAGTAAATTCCATACTTACCTACCGTATCCAAATTGCAACACCTTAGACTCTAAGGCTTAGTGTGTAGTAAACATCAAAGGCAGGAGCCTGATTACTTTTAAATTGTAAAGATAAAGTAAAACTATGGAGTTTGGAAAGACTGATAGGGGAGTGGAAATCGTGGTTGAAGCGAGGGAAAGAATGGTACCCAGAGGGCCCTCATGGATTCAAGACTTCAAACTTTTTCTATCTCCTACCCTCCAGGTCCTCTTGCCCCTGGCCAATGTGGCACTAATTGACTACACTCTGGAATTTCTGACTGCCACAGGTGTCCAGGAAACCTTTGTCTTTTGTTGCTGGAAGGCTGCTCAAATCAAGGAACATTTACTGTAAGGCAACTCTTGTTTCCacgtttatcatttttttccagtttccctAGGATGGATGTAACTAAATAAGGGGGAAAATGTGTCTGTTTGGATCCCATCATAAGTCTAAGGGCATTCTTTTTACTTATCAGGAAGTGAGCAGCTGAAGCTGTGACAAAGATTAAAGAACAACATCTGGGTTTTTTCTGAATTTCACTTATAAAGTTTGGTCCAAGtgggttttgctttttatttaatgGCACCATTATGGAAGTTATAAGAATAACATCCTTGTTTTTCCACTGAGCTTCTAAATATTGAGCTCTTcctcatctttgtattcccagtgcctagctTAGTACCAAGCACATAGTAAACACTTGACAAATGCTTGCTGAAATCTTCTTGATGAAGAGCAAATCCCAGGATTTATGAcagtttagaaaataaagactAGGATATTTGCATGTTAGACAGTTCCTAAATTTGGTCTGGACTGGAGAAAAGTGGCATAAGAAGTGTGTTCCTCTGATACTTTGTGCAAATCTCAGCAGGATTTTGAGTTCAAATCCGTGTTTGGGGACGGGGGTCAGAGTATGGAGAGGAAGTAACCATGTTTCTCTAAGCCATAAAACAAGATTGGTGACATAGGATGCTGAGACCATTAATTATAgttcataaatctctttgaagtTGATGCTGGCAGGAACCCAAGAAAGCCATAGAGAAGGAGTGTGCATGTtgaatggggtgggggggtggataGGGAAGCTCTACATGATCTTTATGCTTGATTTACTCATTCCCCTCACCGCCTTTCCTTCAGGAAATCCAAATGGTGCCGCCCTACATCCCTCAATGTGGTTCGGATAATTACATCAGAGCTATATCGATCACTGGGGGATGTTCTCCGTGATGTTGATGCCAAGGCCTTGGTGCGCTCCGACTTCCTTCTGGTGTATGGGGACATTGTGTCAAACATCAATATTACCAGAGCCCTGGAGGAACACAGGTCAGGACGGGAAAACGGTACAGATAAGGGTTTGGGACCAGCAGAGCCCCAAGCCTGCTGTTTTGCAGCTCTCTCCCTCCTGTTCCTCATAGGTTGAGGCGGAAgcttgaaaaaaatgtatctgtGATGACAATGATCTTCAAAGAGTCATCCCCCAGCCACCCGACTCGTTGCCAAGAGGACAATGTGGTAGTGGCTGTGGATAGTGCCACAAACCGGGTTCTCCATTTCCAGAAGACCCAAGGCCTCAGAcgtttttctttccctctggtgTGTGGGTATCTGGGGTCCTTGAGGTAGGAAAGTGACCTCAAGCCTTCGGCAACAGAGACATTAAAGTTCTTGTAAACTTCTCCCCACAGAGCTTGTTCCAGAGCAGTGGAGATGGCGTGGAGATTCGCTATGATTTACTGGATTGTCATATCAGCATCTGCTCTCCTCAGGTGAGCTCTTCAGGGCCAGGGCTACAATCCTAAGAGCAGAGCTCTGAGGATGTGCTGTTGCCCCCTTAGAAGGCCAGGGTatatttcttctccctctttcccttatcTCTTCTACACCAAATAGGTGCTGTCTTCTTGACCCCAATATCCCATTGGGAGCCTCTTTGGGATTCTGGCCCACGTACGTTGTCATAGGGTCTGATAGGTCTCTGGGGGCTTTTATCTTTGCTTCCAGAGAATAGCACTTAACCTTGGTCCCACCCAACTTCCCCCCACAGGTGGCTCAACTCTTTACAGACAACTTTGACTACCAAACTCGAGATGACTTTGTGCGAGGCCTGTTAGTGAATGAGGAGGTAAGAAAGGCTCTCAGTACCTCTTTAGGAGAGGGCTGTGATTTTATCTCATGCTGATAACTTTCGGTCCCCTTTTGTGTTTATTGAGCcttaagagggaagaaaagagctGAGGGGCAAGGGGAAGCAATACACACAGAAAAGTCTTAGGCCATTTGGCTGTGACATTGAGAGGCAGAGGGGAAGTTAAGAAGGTTAGAAAAGTGTACCTGGGGatgttcttcctctcttgcttgcTTGGCTgacctccctttccttctcctcattCAGATCCTAGGGAACCAGATCCACATGCACGTGACAGCTAGGGAATATGGTGCCCGGGTCTCCAACCTACACATGTATGCGGCTGTCTGCGCTGATGTCATCCGCCGATGGGTCTACCCTCTCACCCCTGAGGCGAACTTCACTGACAGCACCACCCAGAGCTGCACTCATTCCCGGCACAACATCTACCGAGGGCCTGAGGTCAGCCTGGGCCATGGCAGCATCCTGGAAGAAAATGTGCTCCTGGGCTCCGGCACTGTCATTGGCAGCAATTGCTCCATCACCAACAGTGTCATTGGCCCTGGCTGCCACATTGGTGAGCACAGGTGGGGAAGTGAAGCTGGCTTTCCTAGGAGCAGGAACCTGCGGGAGCCCCATGTCTCCAGAGAAGGATACAGAGGGATAGTCCCTGAGAGTAAGGAACTAGAGTGGCTACCTTAATAAAGGAGGGAACAGGGATGTGAAAACAGCAATACTTTAGTTTGTGGCCTGTGAGCCTCTTATTGGGTGACTCTTCACATTTCAGGGTACCCTATATTCACATTCAGGACCAAGTAGATAATTAACATGCAATAATAACATCTGTTTAGTGCATTACAGTTTACAGAGAGCTTTTGCATACGTTATTTCATTTACTCCGCACAAAAACCTTGTGAGGGAAGTAGTATTTATCCCCAGTTTATAGATAAGCAAACAGGCTCAAAGAGGTTGTCTTACCCAAGGTCATACTAATAAGAGGCAATGCTGGGACTTGAACCTGAGTATTCTGACTGTAAGTCCACTGTTCTTTTTACTCTACCATAATTGCCTGGTTAGCCTCTTAGTAATTCACTTTGGTTATAGGAATATGATGCTTCTGATGGAACTGCCCCtttaaaaaagtaacaataaGTTTCTAACTCTGAAATGTATAAGAAGAGGTGGAATAATTTGGTTCTACTTCTAGACGTGGATATGATTCTAATAAGGTTCTTGAGTTCAAGGGGTCCCCAGAAATCTTGAAGGGTCTCAGGTTCTCAAGTCCTGTGTGTAATCTGTAATTGTTATACACCTGGTGGAGGATGGTCAGGGTGAGCAATATTCTGTTCTCAGGCCTGGACTTAGAAGGGGAGAGGGTGTCTCCGGTGAATTCGGGGATGGAGTATTAGAGCTAGTTGGGAGCTGTGCTGGTGTCAGTCAGCCCTATCCTCCAGGAATGTCCCTGGTCTGGAGTTGGAGCCCTAAGTGACCGGGAGTCCTTCCTGTCCTGAGCCAGGTGATAACGTGGAGCTGGACCAGGCCTACCTGTGGCAAGGGGTCCGAGTGGCTGCTGGAGCAAAGATCCATCAGTCTCTGCTCTGTGACAATGCTGAGGTCAAGGAACAAGTTATACTGAAGCCACACTGTGTCCTCACTTCCCAGGTGAGACCTGCTCCATACTGTACATTGGCCCCAAACTGAGTGCTGGTCATGCTGAGCCACAAGGGGCCTTATGCCCACCCTTAATCCAGCCTGAATTGAGAATCCAAATCCAGTGGTTTCATTTGCCTTCTGTTGGCTTAGTGAAAAAAGTTATTCTCAACTTCAGGATGTATTTTTTCTCTAACATACTTATGGGTCGGTGCCACCcactccttttttctcccctagGTGGTAGTGGGCCCAGACATCATGCTGCCTGAGGGCTCGGTGGTCTCTCTGCACCCTCCAGatgcagaggaagatgaggatgATGGCCAGTTCAGTGATGATTCTGGGGCTGaccaagaaaaggagaaagtgaagcTGAAAGGTGTGAGGCTCAGCAGGTGTGGGGcgtctgtgtgtctctctgccCCATAGAAAGAGCAGTGTTTCCTCCTGGAGGGATTAATGCTTCTGCTGGACCTTCCCTAAAGATTAATGTGTTTTCCAGGTTACAATCCGGCAGAAGTTGGAGTTGCAGGCCGGGGCTACCTCTGGAAAGCTCCAGATGTGAacgtggaggaagaggaggaactACGGCAGAGTCTGTGGGGTGAGCTTTATTAGGGGGGTATTATTCCGGCCTTATTCCGGCCACCCCCCTCCCGAATCGGAATGTTTTGAAGGAGAGTGAATACTTTAGAATCAGATGACTTGTTCATTGCTTAATTTATGTAGAAAGGGCAGATATGTTGGTCTCTGTCAATagctctttccttatttttcttttttctcacccTTTATGGGCCCTCAGGACTCAGAATCAACATGGAAGAAGAGAGTGAAACTGAAAGTGAGCGAAGTGTGGATTCTGAGGAGCTAGACAGCCGGGCATGCTCCCCACAGATGGATGACATCAGAGGTGAGTGGCCAGGGGAGCAGTGCCCTGGGACAAAAGAGGAAAACCTCTAGTTTATTCTTTGTCTGGATCAACTAACCAAAGACTTGTGTTCCTCCCAGAAAGAGTTTGGTATAAAGTCAGGACTAGGTAACTTAAAGCATTCTGGAGTGATGTTGGTCCAGAAACTTATTCTTGCTTTGATTTTAGTGTTTCAGAATGAAGTCCTGGGAACGCTACAGCGGGGCAAGGAGGAGAACATTTCTTGTGACAATCTAGTCCTAGAGATCAACTCTCTCAAGTAAGAGCAGCCCCGCCCTGTTCTCTTCTTGGGGTAATGGCAGGCAGGTAAAGGTTCTCTCCTGTGTCTTCCCCTAATAGGAACCTGGTCCCTCAACATCCCAAATGGACAAGGCCAGTAGcatttggagcaaggagagcaTTAGGTT harbors:
- the EIF2B5 gene encoding translation initiation factor eIF2B subunit epsilon, which encodes MAAPVVAPPGAVASRANKRSGSGPGGGGGGGGARGAEEEPPPPLQAILVADSFNRRFFPISKDRPRVLLPLANVALIDYTLEFLTATGVQETFVFCCWKAAQIKEHLLKSKWCRPTSLNVVRIITSELYRSLGDVLRDVDAKALVRSDFLLVYGDIVSNINITRALEEHRLRRKLEKNVSVMTMIFKESSPSHPTRCQEDNVVVAVDSATNRVLHFQKTQGLRRFSFPLSLFQSSGDGVEIRYDLLDCHISICSPQVAQLFTDNFDYQTRDDFVRGLLVNEEILGNQIHMHVTAREYGARVSNLHMYAAVCADVIRRWVYPLTPEANFTDSTTQSCTHSRHNIYRGPEVSLGHGSILEENVLLGSGTVIGSNCSITNSVIGPGCHIGDNVELDQAYLWQGVRVAAGAKIHQSLLCDNAEVKEQVILKPHCVLTSQVVVGPDIMLPEGSVVSLHPPDAEEDEDDGQFSDDSGADQEKEKVKLKGYNPAEVGVAGRGYLWKAPDVNVEEEEELRQSLWGLRINMEEESETESERSVDSEELDSRACSPQMDDIRVFQNEVLGTLQRGKEENISCDNLVLEINSLKYAYNISLKEVMQVLSHVVLELPLQQMDSPLDSNRYCALLLPLLKAWSPVFRNYIKRAADHLEALAAIEDFFLEHEPLGTSVAKVLMAFYQLEILAEETILSWFSGRDTTDKGWQLRKNQQLQRFIQWLKEAEEESSEDD